Proteins encoded together in one Chitinophaga sp. LS1 window:
- a CDS encoding 3-hydroxyacyl-CoA dehydrogenase NAD-binding domain-containing protein, protein MIHLEQMQTIAVCGAGTMGVGIAQVAAASGFNTVLFDVQPAMLDKARQQISSQLSTLEQKGKLKEGMAVQIMQRLHFTAHTGDVKADVIIEAIVEKIDIKTALFRELAAVNNEYTIFASNTSSLSISSIAAAVPHPERVAGMHFFNPAPVMKLVEIVSGEKTTDSVAQLLHALAVKMGKTPVQVRDTPGFIVNRVARHYYLEAMQVATEGIAPYKTIDRLLESAGFRMGPFTLMDLIGNDVNLAVTQSLYDAFAKAPRFTPSPLQITCVQAGDLGKKTGKGFYNYL, encoded by the coding sequence ATGATCCATCTGGAACAAATGCAAACGATCGCTGTATGCGGGGCTGGCACCATGGGCGTCGGCATAGCACAGGTAGCCGCTGCCAGCGGTTTCAACACAGTATTGTTCGATGTACAACCAGCTATGCTGGACAAAGCCAGACAACAGATCAGTAGTCAATTATCCACCCTGGAGCAGAAAGGAAAACTGAAGGAAGGGATGGCGGTCCAGATCATGCAACGCCTGCATTTTACGGCACATACCGGCGATGTAAAGGCAGATGTGATTATAGAGGCCATCGTGGAAAAAATCGATATTAAAACAGCATTATTTCGGGAATTAGCGGCTGTGAATAATGAGTACACGATCTTCGCTTCCAACACCTCTTCTCTCTCCATATCATCCATTGCAGCGGCGGTGCCTCATCCTGAACGGGTAGCGGGCATGCACTTTTTTAATCCCGCACCGGTAATGAAACTGGTGGAGATTGTGAGTGGTGAAAAAACAACGGACAGTGTTGCACAACTGTTGCATGCATTGGCAGTTAAAATGGGTAAAACACCGGTACAGGTCAGGGATACTCCCGGCTTTATTGTAAACAGGGTTGCCAGGCATTATTATTTAGAAGCCATGCAGGTTGCAACGGAAGGAATTGCACCGTACAAAACAATAGATCGCCTGCTGGAAAGTGCAGGTTTCAGAATGGGACCTTTTACCCTGATGGACCTGATCGGCAACGATGTAAACCTTGCCGTGACGCAATCATTGTACGATGCATTTGCAAAGGCTCCCCGTTTTACGCCGAGTCCATTACAGATAACCTGTGTGCAGGCCGGTGATTTAGGAAAGAAAACCGGGAAAGGGTTTTATAATTATCTTTAG
- the pheS gene encoding phenylalanine--tRNA ligase subunit alpha, with amino-acid sequence MDHIEQQIAAYKQEIQAFEPATAADLEAFRIKFLGTKGIVKAISGEMANVPKEQKREFGLLLNGFKQFVEERYAQFEHLKDGAGAAATDADFTLPAEPHRLGTRHPISIVRNNIISIFERLGFAIAEGPEIEDDWHNFTALNLPENHPARDMQDTFYISKAPDWLLRTHTSSVQVRAMEKGELPIRIICPGRVYRNETISARAHCFFHQVEGLYIDENVSFADLKQTLYHFVKELFGEDIRIRFRPSYFPFTEPSAEMDISCHICGGKGCNVCKHTGWVEILGCGMVHPKVLENCGIDPEKYTGFAFGMGIERITMLKYQIKDLRLFSENDVRFLEQFEGAV; translated from the coding sequence ATGGATCACATAGAACAGCAAATAGCTGCCTACAAACAGGAAATCCAGGCATTTGAACCGGCCACAGCTGCCGACCTGGAAGCATTCCGCATCAAATTCCTTGGTACCAAAGGGATTGTAAAAGCTATATCCGGAGAAATGGCGAACGTGCCCAAAGAGCAGAAAAGAGAATTCGGTTTACTGCTCAACGGGTTTAAGCAATTCGTAGAAGAGCGCTATGCGCAATTTGAACACCTGAAAGATGGTGCCGGTGCTGCCGCTACCGATGCGGACTTTACCCTGCCTGCGGAACCTCACCGCCTGGGTACCCGTCATCCTATCAGCATAGTAAGAAATAACATCATCAGCATATTTGAACGCCTGGGTTTTGCGATTGCAGAAGGGCCTGAAATAGAAGATGACTGGCATAACTTTACCGCACTGAACCTGCCGGAAAATCACCCGGCCAGGGATATGCAGGATACTTTCTACATCAGCAAGGCACCGGACTGGTTGCTGCGCACCCATACTTCTTCCGTACAGGTAAGGGCAATGGAAAAAGGTGAGCTGCCTATCCGTATCATCTGTCCCGGACGTGTATACCGCAATGAAACTATTTCCGCCCGTGCACACTGCTTCTTCCACCAGGTAGAAGGATTGTACATTGATGAAAACGTTTCTTTCGCTGATCTGAAACAAACGCTCTATCACTTCGTAAAAGAGCTGTTTGGCGAAGATATCCGTATCCGCTTCCGTCCTTCCTACTTCCCGTTCACTGAACCCAGTGCAGAAATGGATATTTCCTGCCACATCTGTGGTGGTAAGGGTTGTAACGTATGTAAGCATACCGGTTGGGTAGAAATCCTGGGTTGTGGTATGGTGCATCCGAAGGTGTTGGAGAACTGTGGTATCGATCCTGAAAAATACACTGGTTTTGCCTTCGGTATGGGTATAGAACGTATTACTATGCTGAAATACCAGATTAAGGATCTGCGGTTATTCTCAGAAAATGATGTTCGATTCCTGGAACAATTTGAAGGAGCAGTCTAG
- a CDS encoding response regulator transcription factor: MAKVLLIEDEWQLGQIVKDSLEMRGFEMLYATDGKEGLDLYHQHKPDVVVLDIMMPNMDGFTVTTEIRKQDKVTPIIFLTAKSQTADVVKGFELGGNDYLKKPFSMDELIVRIKALLQRFNDQPAAQEASGADVIQIGQYHFNYTKQTLTRNHETAFLSHREAEILRRLSENLNQVIERKSILLDLWGDDSFFNARSMDVFITKLRRYLKDDPRVQIVNIRGVGYKLIF, encoded by the coding sequence ATGGCTAAAGTATTATTGATAGAAGACGAATGGCAACTGGGACAAATCGTAAAAGATAGTCTGGAAATGCGTGGCTTTGAAATGCTCTACGCGACTGACGGAAAGGAAGGACTGGATTTGTACCATCAGCACAAACCAGATGTGGTGGTGCTGGATATCATGATGCCAAACATGGACGGCTTCACCGTTACTACAGAAATCAGGAAACAGGACAAAGTGACCCCGATTATCTTTCTCACAGCCAAATCCCAGACTGCGGATGTGGTAAAAGGATTTGAACTGGGAGGCAATGACTATCTGAAAAAGCCATTCAGTATGGATGAGCTGATTGTAAGGATCAAAGCTTTGCTGCAGCGGTTCAATGATCAGCCAGCGGCGCAGGAGGCTTCTGGTGCCGATGTAATCCAGATTGGCCAGTACCACTTCAACTACACCAAGCAAACCCTGACCCGCAATCATGAAACTGCTTTCCTCTCCCACCGGGAAGCTGAGATACTGCGGCGCCTGTCAGAAAATTTGAACCAGGTAATAGAAAGGAAGAGTATACTGCTGGATTTGTGGGGCGACGACAGCTTTTTCAACGCCCGCAGCATGGACGTTTTCATCACCAAATTGCGCCGCTACCTCAAAGATGACCCAAGGGTACAAATTGTCAACATCCGGGGCGTGGGTTATAAATTAATTTTCTGA
- a CDS encoding GLPGLI family protein, with translation MNHLSKTLFGAALIAFTGFTAQAQDKNSGVIDYELSQKMPPRGGDGGDEEGQVITINQHFFFAAGHGKLETERPNFGGGMDRQGPPPPPGEGGEQGPPPGVGGGRFRGGFGMMGGGFVDLQSHKYLQTFTKPDDSTKTYFAEEDFRPAKDVKPGDKTKKIAGYNCKKATVTVRDETYTVWYTTDLPFSYSPVNGLLPEPNGVVLAAESNNRSFTAKKVDFKPVPPEKVSLPGNAEKVSEEEMHKMRQEARDKFRDRQNRN, from the coding sequence ATGAACCATTTATCAAAAACCCTCTTTGGTGCCGCCCTGATAGCCTTCACTGGCTTCACGGCACAGGCACAGGACAAGAACAGCGGTGTGATCGATTATGAATTGAGTCAAAAAATGCCTCCAAGAGGCGGTGATGGCGGCGATGAAGAAGGACAAGTAATCACTATAAACCAACATTTCTTTTTCGCAGCCGGCCACGGTAAGCTGGAAACAGAACGTCCTAACTTTGGTGGCGGCATGGATCGTCAGGGACCTCCTCCTCCTCCGGGTGAAGGTGGTGAACAAGGCCCTCCTCCAGGAGTTGGTGGTGGCCGTTTCCGTGGTGGATTTGGTATGATGGGTGGCGGATTCGTAGACCTGCAGAGCCATAAATACCTGCAAACATTTACCAAACCAGATGACTCTACTAAAACCTACTTTGCAGAAGAAGATTTCCGTCCGGCAAAAGATGTAAAACCGGGTGATAAGACTAAGAAAATCGCTGGTTACAATTGCAAAAAAGCTACTGTGACCGTAAGGGATGAAACTTATACCGTATGGTATACAACTGACCTGCCTTTCAGCTACAGCCCTGTAAATGGCCTGTTACCTGAACCAAATGGCGTCGTACTGGCTGCTGAAAGTAACAACCGTTCCTTTACAGCAAAGAAAGTAGACTTTAAACCGGTACCTCCTGAAAAAGTTTCCCTGCCTGGTAATGCGGAGAAAGTGAGTGAAGAAGAAATGCACAAAATGCGTCAGGAGGCCAGAGATAAATTCCGTGACAGACAAAACAGGAATTAA
- a CDS encoding UDP-3-O-(3-hydroxymyristoyl)glucosamine N-acyltransferase: MKFNAPIPVTEIAAYIGAELEGNDQQMATGINEIHKVTPGDISFVDFEKYYDKCLRSAATIIIINKKVDCPPGKTLLVLPDPFSAYVKIVKRFRPFEPATKPISDTAVIGKDTIIQPNVFIGNHVTIGENCLIHPNVTIYDHTVIGNNVIIHAGTVIGADAFYFKKRADREVMYDKMESCGRVIIEDDVEIGAGCTIDKGVSGDTIIGRGTKFDNMIHIGHGTVIGRNCLFAAQVGIGGKAHIEDNVILWGQVGVSKDLVIGKGAVVLAQSGVPASLEGGKTYFGSPVEDARMKMKELAWIKRIPEIWEKLTSK; encoded by the coding sequence ATGAAGTTCAATGCTCCAATACCGGTAACCGAAATCGCTGCATACATAGGCGCAGAGCTGGAAGGCAACGATCAGCAAATGGCAACCGGCATTAACGAAATACATAAGGTTACTCCGGGTGATATTTCATTTGTAGACTTTGAAAAGTACTATGATAAGTGTCTGCGTTCTGCAGCAACAATTATTATCATCAATAAAAAAGTTGACTGTCCTCCCGGTAAAACATTGCTTGTATTACCTGATCCGTTCAGTGCTTATGTTAAAATTGTGAAAAGGTTCCGTCCTTTTGAACCAGCGACCAAACCCATCAGCGATACTGCGGTAATAGGGAAGGACACTATCATTCAGCCAAATGTGTTCATCGGAAATCACGTTACTATCGGCGAGAACTGTCTTATTCATCCCAACGTTACCATCTATGATCATACAGTAATTGGCAACAACGTAATCATTCATGCAGGTACCGTGATTGGCGCAGATGCATTCTACTTTAAGAAAAGAGCAGACAGGGAAGTGATGTATGATAAGATGGAAAGCTGCGGTCGCGTGATCATTGAAGACGATGTGGAAATCGGCGCTGGCTGTACCATTGACAAGGGTGTAAGTGGTGATACTATCATTGGTCGCGGTACTAAGTTTGACAACATGATTCATATCGGTCATGGTACCGTAATTGGTCGTAACTGTCTTTTTGCTGCACAGGTAGGAATCGGTGGTAAAGCACATATCGAAGACAATGTGATCCTCTGGGGTCAGGTAGGTGTATCCAAAGATCTGGTGATTGGTAAGGGAGCTGTGGTGCTGGCACAAAGTGGTGTACCAGCTTCACTGGAAGGAGGAAAAACGTACTTTGGTTCTCCGGTAGAAGATGCACGCATGAAGATGAAAGAACTGGCATGGATCAAACGTATCCCTGAAATCTGGGAGAAATTAACGTCTAAATAA
- a CDS encoding SDR family NAD(P)-dependent oxidoreductase: MILVTGGTGFLGSHLLRKLVKTGVPVRALYRKEIPEQLKEIADKITWIKGDVLDVVALEEAMEGVEKVYHCAGVVSFRPEAREQIMKVNIDGTANVVNLALDAGVKKLVHVSSVAALGRAKTGQMIDENTEWQDSHHNSQYAVSKYRAEMEVWRGIAEGLPAAIVNPSIILGPDFWEDGSGLLIKNAWKEFPYYTEGITGFTDVEDVAEVMIRLMESNVSGQRFVISADNWRYVDLFTEMAIQLGKKPPHKLVKPWQAEIVWRIETLKSKITGKKAVLTKETAHTAQLKVYYNNGKIKEVLPDFTFTPLKETVARMSKAYLKKMLSSSKQ, translated from the coding sequence ATGATATTAGTAACAGGAGGAACGGGATTTTTAGGCAGTCATTTATTACGAAAACTGGTGAAAACAGGCGTACCTGTAAGGGCATTATACCGCAAGGAAATTCCTGAACAGCTCAAAGAAATTGCAGACAAAATCACCTGGATAAAAGGTGATGTACTGGATGTAGTCGCACTGGAAGAAGCCATGGAAGGTGTTGAAAAAGTCTATCACTGTGCAGGTGTAGTATCATTCCGCCCGGAAGCGCGTGAGCAGATAATGAAAGTGAACATAGATGGTACTGCCAATGTGGTAAATCTGGCGCTGGATGCTGGCGTGAAAAAACTGGTACATGTGAGTTCCGTAGCTGCCCTGGGGCGTGCAAAGACCGGGCAGATGATCGATGAAAATACTGAATGGCAGGATAGTCATCACAATTCACAATATGCCGTGAGTAAGTACAGGGCAGAGATGGAAGTATGGAGAGGTATTGCAGAAGGATTACCTGCTGCCATCGTAAACCCATCGATTATCCTGGGCCCTGATTTCTGGGAAGATGGTTCCGGTCTGCTCATTAAAAATGCCTGGAAAGAATTCCCTTATTATACAGAAGGAATTACTGGTTTCACAGATGTGGAAGACGTGGCTGAAGTGATGATACGCCTGATGGAAAGTAATGTAAGCGGACAACGTTTTGTAATCTCCGCAGACAACTGGCGATATGTAGATCTGTTTACAGAAATGGCGATACAACTGGGCAAAAAGCCGCCACATAAACTGGTGAAACCATGGCAGGCAGAGATAGTATGGCGGATAGAAACATTGAAGAGTAAGATCACCGGAAAAAAGGCCGTGTTAACAAAAGAAACTGCACATACTGCGCAACTGAAAGTATACTACAATAACGGGAAGATAAAGGAGGTATTGCCGGACTTTACGTTTACACCACTGAAAGAAACGGTGGCCCGTATGAGTAAAGCATATCTGAAAAAGATGCTGTCCTCATCTAAGCAGTAA
- a CDS encoding HAMP domain-containing sensor histidine kinase, which yields MCICILGIYMFQGYWLYNSYHIQLEQFSKDINESLRTAVYNKQFADVRRYFRRFNREHGDSLRGPGGDIPPPGPGPEEGEGRMHVMVDANDHAGPHQNPSRVYADTLARQISDFLLLNNITSDSVKLIKLDSIFSAELHGRQIKTDFHLDTFHINFEGFARESFRDSLRRRGPQKTSKIPFNPASNLFVQAVFQSPMQYILAKMLWTLVGSFVLLVLTTICFIYMLRTILKQKKLSEVKNDFINNMTHELKTPIATVYAAVEAMQNFNALNDQRKTQTYLDISKQELQRLSDLVEKVLHIASEEREEIELYKEETDINEIMDTIITNHQLKTNRPVQFRYDNLIGERLVNVDRTHLSNAINNLVDNAIKYSGELPVVNIRSSIENGNLIVRVKDNGIGIPKTYQENIFDTFFRVPTGNLHNVKGFGLGLSYVRKIVELHDGRITVHSEPDKGSEFIIQIPV from the coding sequence ATGTGTATATGCATTCTAGGCATCTACATGTTCCAGGGATACTGGTTATATAACTCTTATCACATACAGTTAGAACAGTTCAGTAAAGATATTAACGAATCATTGCGTACAGCTGTCTACAACAAACAGTTTGCCGACGTACGCCGGTACTTCAGGCGCTTTAACAGAGAGCATGGAGACAGCCTGAGAGGCCCTGGTGGCGATATACCTCCTCCTGGTCCTGGTCCCGAAGAGGGCGAAGGTCGCATGCACGTAATGGTCGATGCGAACGATCATGCCGGTCCTCATCAGAATCCCAGCCGTGTGTATGCCGATACGCTGGCCAGGCAAATTTCCGATTTCCTGCTCCTGAACAATATTACCAGCGATAGTGTCAAACTGATAAAGCTGGACTCCATCTTTAGTGCAGAACTCCACGGCCGTCAGATCAAAACTGATTTCCACCTGGATACTTTTCATATCAACTTTGAAGGTTTTGCCAGGGAAAGTTTCCGCGATAGTCTGCGCAGACGGGGTCCACAAAAGACAAGCAAGATCCCATTCAACCCCGCAAGCAACCTTTTTGTTCAGGCGGTGTTTCAATCACCCATGCAATACATCCTTGCCAAGATGCTCTGGACCCTGGTAGGTTCCTTTGTTTTGCTGGTGCTGACGACGATCTGCTTTATCTACATGTTGCGTACCATCCTGAAACAAAAGAAACTCTCAGAGGTAAAGAATGATTTCATCAACAATATGACGCATGAGCTGAAAACGCCTATCGCTACAGTATATGCAGCTGTTGAAGCCATGCAGAATTTCAATGCCCTCAACGATCAGCGCAAAACGCAAACTTACCTCGACATCTCCAAGCAGGAGCTGCAAAGGTTGTCTGACCTGGTTGAAAAAGTATTGCACATCGCGTCGGAAGAAAGAGAAGAAATAGAGCTGTACAAAGAAGAAACGGACATCAACGAAATCATGGATACGATCATTACTAATCACCAGCTCAAAACTAACAGACCCGTGCAATTCAGGTATGATAACCTGATCGGTGAGCGGCTGGTAAATGTAGACCGTACCCACTTGTCAAATGCGATCAATAACCTCGTGGACAACGCCATCAAGTACTCAGGAGAATTGCCTGTGGTAAACATCCGTAGTTCCATAGAAAACGGTAACTTGATCGTTCGGGTAAAAGATAATGGCATAGGTATTCCTAAAACATACCAGGAAAATATTTTTGATACTTTCTTCCGGGTACCGACCGGCAACCTGCACAATGTGAAGGGATTCGGACTGGGCCTCAGTTATGTCAGGAAAATAGTAGAACTGCACGATGGTCGTATCACAGTACACAGTGAACCGGACAAAGGCAGCGAATTTATCATCCAGATACCTGTCTGA
- the hemN gene encoding oxygen-independent coproporphyrinogen III oxidase — protein MTLIQKYNTAAPRYTSYPTVPYWDESTFDATRWKQSLQESFKATNSTEGISIYIHLPYCEKLCTYCGCNKHITINHGVEKPYMDAILREWGLYLKLFEKRPRIREIHLGGGTPTFFSADNLAQLIIGIYEHADLISDASLSFEGHPNNTTVAHMQTLYNLGFRRMSLGIQDFDPKVQDIINRIQPFETVERVTNEAREIGFTSINYDLVYGLPLQTMTSVQDTINKIINLGPDRISFYSYAHVPWIKGNGQRKYSETDLPKDEEKRALYELGKTMFAENGYTEIGMDHFARPHDSLYRSAQEGTLHRNFMGYTDHHTSLMIGLGASSIGDSWYAYTQNEKTIDRWMERVNNDDFPVVRGHILSTEDLLLRRHIQALMCNFETTWNKADVQCDAIVEGLQRLQELEKDGLVAVKPKKVFVTEKGRPFIRNICMAFDARLWRRQPQSQLFSSAI, from the coding sequence ATGACTCTCATTCAGAAATATAATACCGCTGCACCACGGTACACCAGTTATCCCACCGTTCCCTACTGGGATGAATCAACCTTTGATGCTACAAGATGGAAACAATCCCTGCAGGAGTCTTTTAAGGCGACCAACTCAACCGAGGGTATCAGCATTTACATACACCTTCCTTATTGCGAAAAATTGTGCACTTATTGTGGATGCAACAAGCATATAACCATCAATCATGGGGTAGAAAAGCCCTATATGGACGCTATCTTACGGGAGTGGGGCCTCTACCTTAAACTGTTTGAAAAACGCCCGAGAATCCGCGAAATTCACCTTGGAGGAGGTACGCCTACTTTCTTCAGCGCCGACAACCTGGCGCAACTCATCATTGGTATTTATGAACATGCTGACCTGATCTCTGATGCGTCTCTGAGTTTTGAAGGGCATCCCAATAATACCACTGTGGCACATATGCAAACCCTGTACAATTTAGGGTTCAGACGTATGAGTCTGGGTATCCAGGATTTTGATCCAAAGGTGCAGGATATTATCAACCGTATACAACCTTTTGAAACGGTGGAGCGGGTTACGAACGAGGCCAGGGAGATTGGATTTACTTCCATCAACTATGACCTGGTGTATGGTTTGCCTTTACAAACGATGACAAGTGTACAGGATACCATTAATAAGATTATCAATCTGGGTCCGGACAGGATTTCATTCTATAGCTATGCACACGTACCCTGGATCAAGGGAAATGGTCAGCGCAAATATTCTGAAACAGACTTGCCTAAGGATGAAGAAAAACGCGCGCTGTACGAATTGGGTAAAACGATGTTTGCTGAAAATGGGTATACAGAGATAGGAATGGATCACTTTGCCCGTCCACATGATTCCCTGTACCGCTCAGCACAGGAGGGTACCCTGCACCGCAACTTTATGGGTTATACAGATCATCATACTTCACTGATGATTGGTTTAGGTGCATCATCTATCGGCGATAGCTGGTATGCTTATACACAAAACGAGAAGACGATCGATCGGTGGATGGAAAGGGTAAACAACGATGACTTTCCGGTAGTAAGAGGACATATTCTGAGTACCGAAGACCTGTTACTTCGCCGCCATATTCAGGCACTGATGTGCAATTTTGAAACTACCTGGAACAAGGCAGATGTGCAGTGTGATGCGATTGTAGAAGGTTTGCAAAGACTGCAGGAACTTGAAAAGGATGGGTTGGTTGCTGTAAAACCAAAGAAGGTTTTTGTAACAGAAAAAGGACGTCCTTTTATCCGTAATATCTGTATGGCATTTGATGCTCGTTTATGGCGCAGACAACCACAATCACAGCTATTCAGTAGTGCTATCTAA